The Alnus glutinosa chromosome 1, dhAlnGlut1.1, whole genome shotgun sequence region ATGCATTGACCATCATACAATGATTTCCAGATGATGTTTCGATTTTGTGCTTCGTTAGATCAAGCaattaaatttctttatttaagaTGTGAAATGGGTGCAAAGATAGCATTTATTTGCTGCTAAATTGATGAGAATTCTTTTACTAAATGGGCAAAAGCAAAATTCCTTGTGGAGGGacatttttgatagtttgagagtaATATTGCAAAAGCCATGGCTAATATTGGAGACAAAGTAAgtcaagttttttattttttattttttatttttaaaaaaaaaaaaaaaaaaaaaaaaaacttgtggtCCACCGCTTGAAATAGAACTTGAGTATTTTGTGCATAGAATTACATCATTCTTTGTTATACATTGCTGCGGTCGTCATAGAAACTGGAAATTGCTGCCTTCTTAACAAGTTATTCCTCTTGGTATTTGGAAGTTGAACGACTAATAATATATGTTTGACGGGCTCAACATTTTCCAACACAgtcattaatttaatttaaaacttgaaaacaagtGATCGTTTTGtcatgaaatgaaaataaattattctgATTTTGAAACCCATCCACACTCTAACAagatttcttctctttttccatGCAATTGGTCACAAGAGTTCCCTACAAGCATGCTGCTACAGAGCCTTTTAAATCTGTTCAAtgcaaagaaattgttaagtttGTCTTTTGGCTTTGAGATATGATATATTGTCACTCTAAGACACAACTCTTTAccatttttattctaaaaaaaaaaaaaactcttgacCATCTTTGCTTAAgtgtcaacttttttttttttttttttttttttttttttttttttcttaaaaaaaaaaaaaaacattaaagttagttaggggaccaccttgccatataTGAGCAAGGTGGTCAAAAGTTGTATCTTGAGGTAACAACGTGTCATATCTCTTTGGCTTTTGCGCGTCAATCTGTTCCTAGCTTCCACACATAGACggagaaaataaaaggaaattgcCTGGATACATTTAACAATGATGTacaaattttttccttaatttggACATTTCCGTTTGCTTCGGCCCAAGGGAAAGTTTGGTCATTCTCCTTCCCCTATAAGCTTCAGTTGATTACAAGCTAGTTTCCCCCTTCCAGTGGGTCTCCTACACTTAAAGGCGTTCAAAACCGCGCAAACTTGTTACACCCGACAACTTACCGGGTATGTATAAAATGATGAGGACTTCCCCAACTTAAATGTATCCTGCATTTCCtcattggtttttgttttctgaagGAATTTGTCCTTTCATCCTCGATCACTTTGCTCCGTCCATTCATTTTTTGTGCTTTCCAAAATCAATGGCTACAATTCTCCCACCAAAGTTGGTGTGCATTGAGACTTTACTTCATGTGCCAGAAATCCTAAGCCTACCCAACAAGAGATGGCACTCTGCTTTTGTGATCATCTATTGTTCTAGAACCCTACTATCTTTTTTCAAAGATTCTCTgtcccaaaagaaaaatattactgAGATTTCATGTTGTCCATCTTCCACCATTGTGGATCTCACACCAAGCAATAGCTTCAAaattgtgaaagaaaaaaatgttggcAGCCTTCAATCTCTTCCAGAGATGAAAAATGCTGGCGTTTCACGCTCTCCATCTTTCATCATCATGAATCTCAAACCTCTCACTCAACTTGTGAAAGAGAAAAATGCCGAGCTTTCTCATTGTCCATCTTTCACCATTGTGGATCTCAAACCTGACAAAATTGATCAAACCATTCTCATTCAACTTGTGAAAGACAAAAATGTTGAGAGGCTACGAAAACTTGGAGGGGTAGATGGAGTAGCATCCAGTCTTCAAGCCACTGTTGAATTCGGCATTCAAGCAGATGCTGAAGATATTGCTCTCCGGCATGAGGCTTTTGGCTCCAACACATATAAAAGACCGCCTGCAAAGAGCTTCTTCCATTTCGTAGTGGAAGCCTTCAAGGATCTtaccattttcatccttttagGCTGTGCCACACTTTCTCTTGCTTTCGGCATTAAAGAGCATGGAATCAAAGAAGGTTGGTATGATGGTGGAAGCATATTTGTTGCTATACTTCTTGTCATTGCTGTTTCTTCCATAAGCAACTTCAGGCAAAACAGACAATTTGAAAAGTTATCCAAAGTCAGCAACAATATCCAAGTTGATGTTGTCAGAGCTGGGAGGCGTCAACATATTTCAGTATTTGAAATTGTGGTTGGAGATGTCGTTTGCTTAAAGATTGGAGATCAAGTTCCAGCCGACGGGCTATTCTTTGACGGCCACTCATTGCAAGTGGATGAATCCAGCATGACAGGGGAGAGTGACCATGTAGAAGTAAATTGCAGTCATCCATTTTTGGTTTCTGGTACTAAGGTGGTCGATGGCTATGCTCGGATGCTTGTCACTTCAGTTGGCATGAACACAACCTGGGGCGAGATGATGAGTTCAATCAGCCGTGACACAAACGAAGAGACACCTTTACAAGCTCGCCTCAACAAGTTAACCTCATCAATAGGTAAAGTTGGTTTGCTAGTCGCTTTCCTAGTTCTCGTAGTCTTGTTGGTTCGCTACTTCACAGGAAATACGGAAGATGACAATGGAAATAAAGAGTTCAATGGCAGCAAGACCAAGGTTGATGACATAGTGAACGCTGTGGTGGGGATTGTAGCTGCTGCAGTTACTATAGTTGTGGTTGCAATTCCAGAAGGTTTGCCATTGGCCGTCACCCTCACACTTGCTTATTCCATGAAGAGAATGATGGTTGATCAGGCAATGGTGCGGAAGCTCTCTGCCTGTGAGACTATGGGCTCCGCCACCACCATTTGTACTGATAAAACAGGCACTCTCACGCTCAACCAAATGAAGGTGACAAAGTTTTGGCTGGGGAAAGAAACTTTTGCAACAGGTTCTTACTCATCAATTGCTCCATACGTTCTTGAATTGGTCCAGGAAGGAGTTGCTCTGAACACAACTGGTAGTGTTTACAGGCCTAATTCAGAATCTGAAACTGAGTTCTCAGGTAGCCCCACTGAAAAAGCAATTCTTTCATGGGCTGTTCTGGACCTAAACATGGAAATGGAGCAACTGATGCAAAGTTGTATGATTCTTTATGTTGAATCATTCAATTCCCAAAAGAAACGAAGCGGAGTCCTTGTGAGGAGAAAGGTAGACAACACAATCCATGTACACTGGAAAGGTGCTGCAGAGATGATATTGAAGATGTGTTCAAGTTACTATGATGCTTCTGGAATTGTAAAAGATCTTGATGATGCTGAAAAGATGAAATTTGAGCAAATTATTCAAGGTATGGCAGCTAGCAGCCTCCGGTGCATTGCATTTGCACATAAGCAGGTTTCAGAAgaagatcaagaaaataaaaagctaaaaGAAGATGGTTTGACCCTATTAGGACTGGTGGGGCTTAAGGACCCATGTCGTCCAGGGGTGAAGAAAGCTGTGGAAGATTGCCAATATGCCGGTGTGAACATTAAAATGATCACGGGAGACAATGTTTTCACTGCAAAAGCTATAGCCACCGAGTGTGGGATACTCAGGCCTGGTCAAGACATGGTCAGTGGAGCACTAGTAGAAGGCGTGGAATTCAGAAACTATACGCC contains the following coding sequences:
- the LOC133874987 gene encoding putative calcium-transporting ATPase 13, plasma membrane-type, with the translated sequence MATILPPKLVCIETLLHVPEILSLPNKRWHSAFVIIYCSRTLLSFFKDSLSQKKNITEISCCPSSTIVDLTPSNSFKIVKEKNVGSLQSLPEMKNAGVSRSPSFIIMNLKPLTQLVKEKNAELSHCPSFTIVDLKPDKIDQTILIQLVKDKNVERLRKLGGVDGVASSLQATVEFGIQADAEDIALRHEAFGSNTYKRPPAKSFFHFVVEAFKDLTIFILLGCATLSLAFGIKEHGIKEGWYDGGSIFVAILLVIAVSSISNFRQNRQFEKLSKVSNNIQVDVVRAGRRQHISVFEIVVGDVVCLKIGDQVPADGLFFDGHSLQVDESSMTGESDHVEVNCSHPFLVSGTKVVDGYARMLVTSVGMNTTWGEMMSSISRDTNEETPLQARLNKLTSSIGKVGLLVAFLVLVVLLVRYFTGNTEDDNGNKEFNGSKTKVDDIVNAVVGIVAAAVTIVVVAIPEGLPLAVTLTLAYSMKRMMVDQAMVRKLSACETMGSATTICTDKTGTLTLNQMKVTKFWLGKETFATGSYSSIAPYVLELVQEGVALNTTGSVYRPNSESETEFSGSPTEKAILSWAVLDLNMEMEQLMQSCMILYVESFNSQKKRSGVLVRRKVDNTIHVHWKGAAEMILKMCSSYYDASGIVKDLDDAEKMKFEQIIQGMAASSLRCIAFAHKQVSEEDQENKKLKEDGLTLLGLVGLKDPCRPGVKKAVEDCQYAGVNIKMITGDNVFTAKAIATECGILRPGQDMVSGALVEGVEFRNYTPEERLEKVDKICVMARSSPFDKLLMVGCLKQKGHVVAVTGDGTNDAPALKEADIGLSMGIQGTEVAKESSDIVILDDNFASVATVLKWGRCVYNNIQKFIQFQLTVNVAALVINFVAAVSTGEVPLTAVQLLWVNLIMDTLGALALATEQPTKELMDKLPVGRTEPLITNIMWRNLLAQASYQIVVLLTLQFKGESIFGVTKKVNETLIFNTFVLCQVFNEFNARKLEKKNVFKGIHKNRLFLGIIMITIVLQVIMVEFLKKFADTERLNWVQWGACIGIAALSWPIGWIVKWIPVPQKPFLCYLM